In a single window of the Elaeis guineensis isolate ETL-2024a chromosome 8, EG11, whole genome shotgun sequence genome:
- the LOC105050331 gene encoding U-box domain-containing protein 18 has translation MSRIPKRRILTLPAIHPCESVSPAALLHALIALCRDIAAHRSHAFPIHRRSARETIRQVGAILEFLDDIRDRGATLPGSVVVSFSELHVTLQKIRHLLHDCARRGTRLWLLMRSDRVSCDFRILIRSIATVLDVLPLESIDAAPEVKELIRLVKRQAWKAAIETDPADNRAVRSVGSMLSQFRNGVAPARSDLRRLLEHLHIRSWSDCNEEIAFLEEEIFASPDDDDDKVALLGSLMGFMVYCRVVLFDAMDGNRSDHKECKLQEEVIEHLYLEDLRCPISLELMTDPVTLATGQTYDRASIVRWFKAGYLTCPVTGKKLAGTELVPNVTIRKLVEQFCHSNNISITNASVQQKRDLARTVSPFSPAAAGAMRMAAAFLVDKLSNGPNLEKHRATYEIRKLSKSNLFYRACLVEADSIPWLLYLLSSGDPSIQEHAVAGLLNLSKHPQGRKAIFETGGLSLIVHVIKTGLKMDAKQNAAAVLFYLSSVEEYRVDIGEIPEAIPTLIGLLRDGAYRGKKNALVTLFGLLLHHGNHPKVLAAGAIPVLADLLQTKREDLVIDSVAVLATIAEKQEGTNAILRSAVIPHVVEVLRSTPSRSTRESCVSILLSLCNNGGSKVVSLLEKMPSLMPSLYSLVTEGSPQAGKKARSLLNHIHSFQEQGRHAILTQPIQDDIVHAQ, from the coding sequence ATGTCTCGTATACCCAAACGCCGGATTCTAACTCTTCCAGCGATCCATCCCTGCGAGTCCGTCTCCCCCGCCGCCCTCCTCCACGCCCTCATCGCTCTATGCCGCGATATCGCGGCCCATCGCTCCCACGCCTTCCCAATTCACCGACGAAGCGCCCGCGAAACCATCCGGCAGGTCGGCGCCATCCTCGAATTCCTGGACGATATCCGCGATCGCGGAGCCACCCTTCCCGGCTCCGTGGTCGTGAGCTTCTCCGAGCTCCACGTCACTCTCCAGAAGATCCGGCACCTCCTCCATGACTGCGCCCGGCGGGGCACCCGCCTCTGGCTCCTAATGCGGTCAGACCGGGTGTCGTGCGATTTCCGGATCCTCATCCGGTCAATCGCCACCGTCCTCGATGTCCTTCCTTTGGAGTCGATCGATGCGGCGCCGGAAGTCAAGGAGTTGATCCGGCTTGTCAAGAGGCAAGCGTGGAAGGCGGCAATCGAGACCGACCCTGCCGACAACCGGGCGGTGCGGAGCGTAGGGTCGATGCTGAGCCAATTCAGGAATGGTGTCGCTCCGGCTCGAAGCGATCTCAGGCGGCTGTTGGAGCACTTGCACATTCGAAGCTGGTCGGATTGCAACGAAGAGATCGCATTCTTGGAAGAGGAGATCTTTGCAAGCCCGGATGATGACGATGATAAAGTGGCCCTCCTCGGTAGCTTGATGGGATTCATGGTCTACTGCCGCGTGGTTCTGTTTGATGCCATGGACGGCAACAGGAGCGATCACAAGGAATGCAAGCTCCAAGAAGAAGTCATCGAACATCTGTACCTAGAAGATCTGCGGTGCCCGATCTCTCTCGAGCTCATGACAGACCCTGTAACATTGGCTACAGGGCAGACCTACGACCGCGCATCGATAGTAAGATGGTTCAAAGCCGGGTATCTCACATGCCCGGTAACCGGCAAGAAGCTGGCCGGCACAGAATTAGTCCCCAACGTGACAATCCGAAAGCTTGTCGAGCAATTTTGCCACAGCAACAACATATCAATCACCAACGCAAGCGTCCAACAGAAACGAGATCTCGCCAGGACCGTCTCACCCTTCAGCCCAGCAGCAGCAGGAGCCATGAGAATGGCTGCTGCTTTCCTGGTTGACAAGCTCTCGAATGGACCAAACCTAGAGAAGCACAGAGCAACTTATGAAATCCGAAAGCTTTCCAAGTCCAACCTCTTCTACAGAGCTTGCTTGGTGGAAGCCGACTCAATTCCATGGCTTCTCTATCTACTCTCCTCAGGAGATCCTTCGATTCAGGAGCATGCAGTGGCTGGCCTCTTGAACCTTTCCAAGCATCCTCAAGGTCGCAAGGCTATCTTCGAAACTGGCGGCCTAAGTCTGATAGTTCATGTCATCAAAACGGGTTTAAAGATGGATGCCAAGCAGAATGCAGCAGCGGTCCTCTTCTACCTTTCATCAGTTGAAGAGTACCGAGTAGACATTGGAGAAATCCCAGAGGCGATTCCAACACTCATAGGGCTGTTAAGAGACGGTGCATACCGAGGAAAGAAGAATGCCTTGGTTACTTTATTTGGACTGCTTCTGCATCATGGCAACCACCCAAAGGTATTGGCAGCAGGAGCAATCCCGGTTCTCGCCGATCTTTTGCAGACCAAAAGGGAGGATCTTGTTATCGATTCTGTTGCGGTTCTTGCGACAATAGCAGAAAAACAGGAAGGAACAAATGCAATTTTGAGGTCTGCTGTCATTCCTCATGTTGTTGAAGTTCTCCGGTCCACCCCATCCCGGTCTACAAGGGAGTCCTGTGTCTCTATCTTGCTGTCTCTGTGCAACAATGGTGGCTCAAAAGTGGTGAGTCTACTAGAGAAAATGCCTTCACTTATGCCATCACTATACTCCCTTGTCACAGAAGGCTCTCCTCAGGCTGGTAAGAAGGCCAGGTCACTGCTCAATCACATCCACAGCTTCCAAGAGCAAGGCCGCCATGCCATTTTGACACAACCAATCCAAGATGACATTGTTCATGCACAATGA